A single genomic interval of Arachis duranensis cultivar V14167 chromosome 7, aradu.V14167.gnm2.J7QH, whole genome shotgun sequence harbors:
- the LOC107458744 gene encoding hypothetical protein At1g04090 yields the protein MGNIAGSNNNTILPINTTFKLPANIPVWPKGDGFASGIIDLGGLKVSQISTFNKVWTTQEGGPDNLGATFFEPTGIPEGFFMLGSYSQPNSKPFFGFVLVAKDDSSTGALLLKKPIDYTLVYTSNSTKIKQDKDGYVWLPAPPEGYKALGHVVTNTPQKPSLDKIMCVRSDFTEQCETYSWIWGPQKSEDDKGFNVHSIRPTNRGIKAQGVLVGTFLAHVGAATTSTIPLSCLKTSNINNFSFSMPNLPQINALVQAYAPIMYLHPDEKYQPCSTDWFFSNGGLLYHKGEESKPVAIEPNGSNLPQLGSNDGTYWLDLPSDKTNHDRVKKGNFKTCQAYIHVKPMFGGTFTDLAMWVFYPFNGPGTAKLGLIGKVPLGKIGEHVGDWEHVTLRISNFNGWLWNIYFSQHSKGQWVDASMAEFQNGNKPVAYSSLNGHALYPKAGLVLQGTGDIGIRNDTAKSNMVVDFGVGYEIVAAGEYLEKEIVVEPPWLNYFREWGPKINYDVKEELEKLEKVFPLLKELQDILPSELLGEEGPTGPKVKNNWGGDES from the exons ATGGGGAACATAGCTGGTTCTAACAATAACACAATTCTTCCCATTAACACCACATTTAAGCTTCCAGCTAATATACCAGTTTGGCCAAAAG GTGATGGATTTGCAAGTGGAATCATTGATCTTGGTGGTTTAAAAGTATCACAAATTTCAACATTCAACAAGGTTTGGACAACACAAGAAGGTGGACCAGACAATTTGGGAGCTACATTCTTTGAGCCAACAGGAATACCAGAAGGGTTCTTCATGTTAGGATCATACAGCCAACCAAACAGCAAGCCTTTCTTTGGTTTTGTTCTTGTTGCAAAAGATGATTCTTCAACAGGAGCATTATTATTAAAGAAACCAATTGATTACACATTGGTATACACCAGCAATTCCACCAagatcaagcaagacaaagatggCTATGTTTGGTTACCAGCACCACCTGAAGGATACAAGGCCTTGGGACATGTTGTTACCAACACACCCCAGAAGCCATCATTGGACAAAATCATGTGTGTGAGGTCAGATTTCACTGAGCAATGTGAGACATATTCATGGATTTGGGGACCACAAAAGAGTGAAGATGACAAAGGTTTCAATGTCCATTCCATTAGGCCAACCAATAGAGGAATCAAAGCTCAAggtgttcttgtaggaaccttCTTAGCCCACGTTGGTGCTGCCACAACAAGCACTATTCCTCTTTCTTGTTTGAAAACTTCCAACATTAAcaacttctctttttcaatGCCTAATCTACCCCAAATTAATGCATTAGTTCAAGCTTATGCTCCAATAATGTACTTGCACCCTGATGAAAAGTACCAACCTTGTTCCACCGATTGGTTTTTCTCAAATGGGGGCTTACTATACCACAAAGGTGAAGAATCAAAGCCTGTGGCGATAGAACCAAATGGCTCAAACCTCCCACAACTTGGTTCTAATGATGGGACCTATTGGTTAGACCTTCCTAGTGACAAAACCAATCATGACAGGGTCAAAAAGGGTAATTTCAAAACATGCCAAGCCTACATTCATGTGAAACCAATGTTTGGTGGAACATTCACTGACCTTGCAATGTGGGTTTTCTACCCATTCAATGGTCCTGGAACTGCAAAACTAGGACTCATAGGCAAAGTTCCATTGGGGAAAATCGGCGAACACGTGGGGGACTGGGAACATGTTACACTAAGAATAAGCAACTTCAATGGCTGGTTGTGGAATATTTACTTCTCACAACATAGTAAAGGCCAATGGGTGGATGCATCAATGGCTGAATTCCAAAATGGGAACAAACCAGTGGCTTATTCTTCATTGAATGGTCATGCTTTGTACCCAAAAGCTGGCCTTGTTCTTCAAGGTACTGGTGACATTGGAATAAGAAATGACACTGCTAAGAGCAACATGGTTGTGGATTTTGGAGTAGGGTATGAGATAGTTGCTGCTGGTGAGTATTTGGAGAAAGAGATTGTTGTGGAACCTCCATGGTTGAACTACTTTAGGGAATGGGGTCCTAAGATTAACTATGACGTGAAAGAGGAGTTGGAGAAATTGGAGAAAGTGTTCCCTCTTTTGAAAGAGCTTCAAGATATTTTGCCGAGTGAGCTGTTGGGAGAAGAAGGCCCAACAGGGCCTAAGGTTAAGAACAATTGGGGTGGTGATGAAAGTTAG